The Chryseobacterium sp. 52 genome includes a region encoding these proteins:
- a CDS encoding aspartate-semialdehyde dehydrogenase — protein sequence MKVAVVGSTGMVGQVMLKVLEERNFPVTELIPVASERSVGKKVKYKQEEFTIVSMKDAIAAKPDIAIFSAGGDTSLEFAPLFAEAGTTVIDNSSAWRMDPTKKLVVPEINADVLTKEDKIIANPNCSTIQLVMVLGPLNKKYDLKRVVVSTYQSVTGTGKAAVDQLNAEIGGDDSVAKVYPYQIFKNALPHCDAFSDDDYTKEEIKLMKEPKKILGDDTFNLTATAVRVPVQGGHSESVNIEFENEFDLDEVRKILSETPGVVVMDNVKNNEYPMPLYSEGKDDVFVGRIRRDLSQPKTLNLWIVADNLRKGAATNAVQIAEYLAANNLV from the coding sequence ATGAAAGTAGCTGTAGTCGGTTCAACAGGAATGGTTGGACAAGTTATGCTTAAAGTTTTGGAGGAGAGAAACTTCCCTGTCACAGAATTAATTCCGGTAGCATCCGAAAGATCTGTAGGTAAGAAGGTGAAGTATAAACAGGAAGAATTTACGATTGTAAGCATGAAAGACGCTATAGCTGCCAAACCGGATATTGCTATTTTTTCTGCCGGAGGAGATACTTCTCTTGAATTTGCCCCTCTGTTTGCAGAAGCTGGCACTACAGTGATCGACAATTCTTCTGCATGGAGAATGGACCCTACCAAAAAACTCGTTGTTCCTGAAATTAATGCAGATGTTTTAACGAAAGAAGATAAGATCATTGCCAATCCGAACTGCTCTACTATTCAGCTCGTAATGGTTCTGGGCCCATTGAATAAAAAATATGACCTGAAAAGAGTGGTCGTTTCTACGTACCAGTCTGTAACAGGAACAGGTAAAGCTGCCGTAGATCAGCTTAATGCTGAAATAGGCGGAGATGACAGCGTTGCAAAAGTGTATCCTTATCAGATCTTCAAAAATGCACTTCCTCATTGTGATGCTTTCAGTGATGATGATTATACTAAAGAAGAGATCAAGCTCATGAAAGAACCTAAGAAAATTTTAGGTGACGACACATTCAACCTTACCGCTACTGCTGTGAGAGTTCCTGTTCAGGGAGGACACTCAGAAAGTGTAAATATTGAATTTGAAAATGAATTTGACCTTGATGAAGTAAGAAAGATCTTATCTGAAACACCAGGTGTAGTGGTAATGGACAATGTAAAAAACAACGAATACCCAATGCCGCTCTACTCTGAAGGTAAAGACGACGTTTTCGTCGGCAGGATAAGACGGGATCTCTCGCAGCCCAAAACGCTGAATCTCTGGATCGTAGCAGACAATCTGCGAAAAGGAGCCGCAACGAACGCTGTACAGATTGCAGAATACTTAGCAGCCAATAACTTAGTTTAA
- a CDS encoding cation diffusion facilitator family transporter produces the protein MENKKTISNKDKIGFQKLIAVFGVILFIGKIIAWKLTNSDAVFSDAMESVVNVISAFMGLYSLHLAAKPKDEDHPYGHGKVEFVTSGIEGALIAIAGIMIIYEGINSLVVGKTLAKLDLGIWIIAATAIVNYLLGYISIKKGKAENSLVLVSSGKHLQSDTITTLGVVASLIIVYFTKIYWLDSVVALVFGFYIIYVGYKIVRKSLSGIMDEQDPDLLNQIIRVLEENRRIEWIDVHNMKIQQFGANLHIDAHITLPWYYSLREAHNEMEKMIILLAKNTKRSVEFNFHMDDCKTVSCSVCQIKDCPVREKDFVKRVQWTPENVTSVDKHSAD, from the coding sequence ATGGAAAATAAAAAAACCATCAGCAACAAAGATAAAATAGGATTCCAGAAGCTCATTGCCGTTTTCGGAGTCATTTTATTCATAGGAAAGATCATCGCATGGAAGCTCACTAATTCCGATGCCGTATTTTCTGATGCTATGGAAAGTGTGGTCAATGTCATCAGTGCATTCATGGGACTTTATTCCCTTCATCTTGCTGCAAAACCGAAGGACGAAGACCACCCTTACGGCCACGGAAAAGTAGAATTTGTAACATCCGGCATTGAAGGCGCTTTGATAGCCATTGCGGGCATTATGATCATCTATGAAGGTATTAACAGCCTCGTTGTAGGAAAAACCTTGGCCAAACTTGATCTGGGAATATGGATCATCGCAGCAACGGCTATTGTCAATTATCTTCTGGGATATATTTCCATTAAAAAAGGTAAGGCAGAAAATTCCCTGGTACTCGTTTCCTCCGGAAAACATCTGCAATCTGATACCATAACCACATTAGGGGTTGTGGCCAGTTTAATCATAGTCTACTTTACAAAGATCTATTGGCTGGATTCCGTTGTAGCCCTTGTTTTTGGATTTTACATCATCTATGTCGGATACAAGATTGTTAGAAAATCCTTAAGCGGTATTATGGATGAACAGGATCCTGACCTTCTGAACCAGATCATCAGAGTACTTGAGGAAAACAGAAGAATAGAATGGATAGATGTCCACAATATGAAGATTCAGCAATTCGGAGCCAATCTGCATATCGACGCTCATATTACTCTCCCATGGTATTACAGCCTTCGGGAAGCTCATAATGAAATGGAAAAAATGATTATCCTTCTGGCTAAAAACACAAAAAGAAGCGTAGAATTTAACTTTCACATGGATGACTGTAAAACGGTATCATGCTCTGTATGTCAGATCAAAGACTGCCCGGTCCGCGAAAAAGATTTTGTAAAAAGAGTACAATGGACTCCGGAAAATGTAACCAGTGTAGACAAACATTCTGCAGATTAA
- a CDS encoding exosortase F system-associated membrane protein: protein MKILNWFLVIAGICGLISIRMLEDKIFYDPFLEYFHEANKNIRFPQFEWGKLVAGHLVRFVLNLIFSCLIIQCLFKNRQWTIQGALLITIIFAITFPIYLFCIYDGFDIGYLFSFYMRRFVIQPLTLLLIVPMFYYRKQLGEKRMG from the coding sequence ATGAAAATTCTTAACTGGTTTCTTGTAATAGCAGGAATCTGCGGTCTTATAAGTATACGAATGCTTGAAGATAAAATTTTCTATGACCCGTTTCTTGAGTATTTTCATGAGGCCAATAAAAATATCAGGTTTCCTCAGTTTGAATGGGGAAAACTAGTAGCAGGTCATTTGGTAAGGTTTGTCCTTAATCTTATCTTTTCCTGTCTGATTATTCAGTGTCTTTTTAAAAACAGACAATGGACTATACAGGGTGCATTGCTGATTACTATTATCTTTGCCATTACTTTTCCGATCTATCTTTTCTGTATCTATGACGGATTTGACATTGGCTATCTTTTTTCCTTTTACATGAGAAGATTTGTGATCCAGCCATTGACCTTGCTTCTGATTGTTCCTATGTTTTATTACAGAAAACAGTTAGGAGAGAAACGGATGGGTTAA
- the xrtF gene encoding exosortase family protein XrtF, protein MLKDFKPVLNILLRFIVIYLVLLFAYQFYLNNGKEGGLDPFSRMIAGQVASIQKMLAFPTLLYDDVKNEQVWFYVKKNYATRMVEGCNAVSVMILFIAFVFAFYKGSKTFVFALAGLVLLYIMNLLRIVGFNVVITDHPEYGKMFHDFIFPAVIYGTVVVLWLVWIKFFALKHENS, encoded by the coding sequence ATGCTAAAGGATTTTAAACCAGTTTTAAACATTTTGCTGAGGTTCATTGTCATCTATCTGGTGCTGCTTTTTGCGTACCAGTTTTATCTGAATAACGGTAAAGAAGGAGGATTAGATCCATTTTCCAGGATGATTGCCGGTCAGGTTGCATCAATACAGAAAATGTTGGCGTTTCCAACTTTACTTTATGACGATGTGAAAAATGAGCAGGTATGGTTTTATGTAAAGAAAAATTATGCGACAAGAATGGTGGAAGGGTGTAATGCTGTTTCTGTGATGATCCTGTTTATAGCATTTGTTTTTGCATTTTATAAAGGTTCCAAAACATTTGTTTTTGCTTTAGCAGGACTTGTTTTGCTGTACATCATGAATCTTCTCCGAATTGTTGGTTTCAATGTTGTCATTACAGATCACCCTGAATACGGAAAAATGTTTCATGATTTTATTTTCCCTGCTGTTATTTACGGAACGGTGGTGGTTCTTTGGCTGGTATGGATCAAATTCTTTGCTTTAAAACATGAAAATTCTTAA
- a CDS encoding aminoglycoside phosphotransferase family protein yields the protein MTSENAKLFFEKYLGEPSSDFMTLAQSGSARVNFLAEAGTRKYIVTSNENIPENESFLYYSEIFSELNLNTPSIFAVSDDRKMYIQEFLGEQTLSEIITKEGLSSRVIRLVKQTLEQLFQLQVSTQGKIDFSKTFEYENYDELPVIHDLYYFKNFVADVIELEYRKSALLKEFKQIASLIESLAPKGIMIRDFQARNMMVNEEDKVSFIDYQSAMKGPLMYDVISFLFQAKADFPEDFKNNMLEYYIVQFENEEIQNRLKASVKPIQMMRFLQVLGAYGFRGLIQRKQHFIASLEKGIQNITQFAASWEQMNDYPELKKVIEQLNTEESKLKINTILNH from the coding sequence ATGACTTCCGAAAACGCAAAACTATTTTTTGAAAAGTATCTGGGTGAACCATCTTCCGACTTCATGACGTTGGCCCAAAGCGGTTCTGCAAGGGTAAATTTCCTGGCAGAAGCCGGCACCAGAAAATACATTGTGACGAGCAATGAAAATATCCCGGAAAACGAAAGTTTCCTTTATTATTCTGAAATTTTTTCTGAACTGAACCTTAATACACCTTCAATCTTTGCGGTGTCGGATGACAGAAAGATGTATATACAGGAATTTCTCGGAGAGCAGACTCTTTCTGAAATCATAACAAAAGAAGGACTTTCCTCTCGTGTCATAAGATTGGTAAAACAGACGCTGGAACAACTTTTCCAGCTTCAGGTCAGCACTCAGGGTAAAATTGATTTTTCAAAAACTTTTGAATATGAAAATTATGATGAACTTCCAGTGATTCATGATCTTTATTACTTTAAAAACTTTGTAGCTGATGTTATAGAACTTGAATACCGTAAATCTGCTCTGCTCAAAGAATTTAAACAGATTGCATCACTTATTGAAAGCCTTGCTCCCAAGGGAATCATGATCCGTGATTTTCAGGCCAGAAATATGATGGTCAATGAAGAAGATAAAGTTTCATTTATCGACTATCAGTCTGCTATGAAAGGGCCATTGATGTACGACGTCATTTCTTTTCTTTTCCAGGCTAAAGCTGATTTCCCGGAAGACTTCAAAAATAATATGCTGGAGTATTATATCGTACAATTTGAAAATGAAGAAATTCAAAATCGACTAAAAGCTTCGGTAAAACCAATTCAGATGATGAGATTCCTTCAGGTACTTGGAGCTTATGGCTTTAGAGGACTGATTCAGAGGAAACAACATTTTATAGCGAGCCTGGAAAAGGGGATTCAAAACATTACCCAATTTGCGGCATCGTGGGAACAAATGAATGACTATCCGGAACTTAAAAAAGTAATAGAGCAGCTGAATACAGAAGAATCAAAATTAAAAATTAATACGATTTTGAACCATTAG
- a CDS encoding RNase adapter RapZ — protein MLHIDIHSFSYKKGGIPKDDSGNGGGFTFDCRGILNPGRIEEYKIQTGNDIGVQEYLETKTEMPKFLELVKSIISINIDNYLERGFEDLQVSFGCTGGQHRSVYSAIKIAEFIKEKYPEGIEISLHHDEQHQLNISNG, from the coding sequence ATGCTACACATCGACATACACAGTTTTTCGTACAAAAAAGGAGGAATTCCAAAGGATGATTCAGGAAACGGCGGAGGTTTTACTTTCGACTGCAGAGGAATTTTAAATCCCGGAAGAATTGAAGAATACAAAATCCAGACAGGAAATGACATCGGCGTTCAGGAATATCTTGAAACCAAAACAGAAATGCCTAAGTTCCTGGAACTGGTAAAATCTATTATCTCAATCAATATTGATAACTATCTGGAAAGAGGTTTTGAAGATCTGCAGGTCAGTTTCGGATGTACGGGCGGCCAGCACAGATCTGTATATTCTGCAATTAAGATTGCTGAATTTATTAAAGAAAAATATCCTGAAGGCATAGAAATAAGCCTTCACCACGACGAACAGCACCAGTTGAACATCAGTAATGGGTAA
- a CDS encoding NDP-sugar synthase, which yields MKALIFAAGKGTRLKPFTDHHPKALAKVNGIPLLERNINYLKSFGIKDFVINIHHFGNQIVEFLNKNSNFGCNIEISDEANELLETGGGLIFARRFLDHGEDFLIMNADILTEININALVEYHKKIKDFATLAVSDRDSSRKLLFNDDMVLRGWLNVQSGEQRLAEFNKGFKALAFSGVHCINPVIFEKIKRSGKFSVMEEYLDLMQTEHIHGFVHDSILIDVGRPESVIEAEKHFK from the coding sequence ATGAAAGCTTTAATTTTCGCTGCCGGAAAGGGCACAAGGCTAAAACCTTTTACGGATCACCATCCAAAAGCGCTGGCCAAAGTAAACGGCATACCGCTTTTAGAAAGAAATATCAATTATCTTAAAAGTTTCGGAATAAAGGATTTTGTGATCAACATCCATCATTTTGGAAATCAGATTGTTGAATTTTTAAATAAAAACAGTAATTTCGGATGCAACATTGAAATCTCAGATGAGGCCAATGAACTGCTGGAAACCGGTGGCGGCTTGATTTTTGCTAGAAGATTCCTCGATCACGGGGAAGATTTTCTGATCATGAACGCTGATATTTTAACAGAGATCAATATCAATGCTCTCGTTGAATACCACAAAAAGATAAAAGATTTTGCTACTTTAGCGGTTTCCGACAGAGACAGTTCGAGAAAATTACTTTTCAACGACGATATGGTTTTAAGAGGCTGGCTGAATGTACAGTCTGGTGAACAGAGACTGGCAGAATTTAACAAAGGCTTTAAGGCACTTGCTTTCAGTGGCGTTCATTGTATCAACCCTGTTATTTTTGAAAAAATAAAGAGAAGCGGCAAGTTTTCTGTTATGGAAGAGTATCTGGACCTGATGCAGACTGAACATATCCACGGATTTGTGCATGACAGTATCCTGATCGATGTCGGAAGACCGGAATCTGTAATAGAAGCCGAAAAACATTTTAAATAA
- a CDS encoding TIGR00730 family Rossman fold protein, translating into MEMDGIRDESLVNPALDINETKLHNSLRQKTWDETITKDSWMVFKVMAEFVDGYEKLAKIGPCVSIFGSARLKPESKYYEMAVEIAEKITKLGFGIITGGGPGIMEAGNKGAFNAQGRSIGLNIDLPFEQHFNPYINKSYSMNFDYFFVRKVMFVKYSQGFVVMPGGFGTLDELTEAMTLIQTNKIGKFPIVLVGSEFWSGLLEWFKATLLKEGMIAEDDLDLYRVVDTADEAVAHIKAFYDKYSVNVNF; encoded by the coding sequence ATGGAAATGGATGGAATCAGAGATGAAAGTTTAGTAAATCCTGCACTTGATATTAACGAAACAAAACTTCATAACAGCCTCAGACAAAAAACCTGGGACGAAACCATAACCAAAGACAGCTGGATGGTTTTCAAGGTGATGGCTGAATTTGTGGATGGCTATGAAAAACTGGCCAAAATAGGACCGTGTGTTTCTATATTCGGTTCTGCAAGGTTAAAACCTGAAAGCAAATATTACGAAATGGCCGTAGAGATCGCTGAAAAGATCACCAAACTGGGCTTCGGAATTATTACAGGAGGTGGCCCCGGTATTATGGAGGCTGGAAATAAAGGCGCTTTTAATGCGCAGGGAAGATCTATAGGGCTTAATATTGATCTACCGTTTGAGCAGCATTTTAACCCGTATATTAATAAATCTTATTCTATGAACTTCGATTACTTTTTTGTTAGAAAAGTAATGTTTGTAAAATATTCTCAAGGTTTTGTGGTAATGCCGGGAGGTTTCGGTACCTTGGACGAGCTTACGGAAGCAATGACGCTGATCCAGACCAATAAAATAGGGAAATTCCCGATCGTTCTTGTAGGAAGTGAATTCTGGAGCGGATTATTGGAATGGTTCAAGGCAACACTGTTAAAAGAAGGGATGATTGCTGAAGATGATCTGGACTTATACAGGGTGGTAGACACGGCTGATGAAGCGGTGGCCCACATCAAGGCATTTTATGACAAGTATTCTGTGAATGTAAATTTTTAA
- a CDS encoding DUF6702 family protein, whose product MKKLLYISGILTFFVLMSFMYVDFFSSMTKVDYIDGSKTLKFTTKMNTNHISDAIKINPNTAGFEAEVKKYVNNNFDVYINGSPKTITFTGSQVSGETVWVYFETGGVSDISTMKIKNTILLSAFPKQFNIVSVAYKGSQKVMNFQRGKEVNEVSF is encoded by the coding sequence ATGAAAAAACTTTTATATATATCAGGAATTTTAACATTTTTTGTGTTAATGAGTTTTATGTATGTAGACTTTTTCTCTTCAATGACTAAAGTTGATTATATAGATGGAAGCAAAACATTGAAGTTTACCACAAAAATGAATACCAACCATATTTCTGACGCTATTAAAATCAATCCTAATACAGCAGGGTTTGAAGCAGAGGTAAAAAAATATGTGAACAATAATTTTGATGTGTACATCAATGGCTCTCCGAAAACTATAACATTCACCGGAAGTCAGGTAAGCGGAGAAACGGTATGGGTATATTTTGAAACCGGCGGCGTGTCGGACATCAGTACCATGAAGATTAAAAATACCATTCTTTTAAGTGCTTTTCCTAAGCAATTCAACATTGTGAGTGTTGCTTATAAAGGAAGCCAGAAAGTAATGAACTTCCAGAGAGGAAAAGAAGTGAATGAGGTTTCTTTCTAA
- a CDS encoding DUF5689 domain-containing protein, producing MNNFTNFFKTTFVAVGVLSAVSSCVKNDDWENPPIVCSNKFEATTISMADFAAQAPATGYKLITTDQIFDGYIVSSDAQGNFYKTISFQDKTVNPTVGLQIEVDKASNFADFPVGAHIRINAKGLRLGLDRGSIKLGSEDPNFAIGRIPQALVGRYVSGVCGGNGLDIQTLVPTKLNSLNDAKQANLINTLVTVSDVQFSIGEIFPVQKKYLDYDAGNQGLDTDRNIEDKLGGAAVIRNSGFFKSGGELIPKGSGTVTFVVSRYNTTWQMLIRSLSDINFTGTRVDSTPPKGGTDIAYSGSFLENFESYSLTPTNLEIYPKYVNDAVLGNRYWQLKTFSNNKYIQLGANSGSGNYLTYFAVPVDFTAANTVKFDVNVGFWNGNALKVYYTTNYTPLGDITTATKTDITSAFTIPQAPTVNYGTLAPAGTYTLPAGVTGNGFILFEYTGASTGVTTTIQLDNIQVQ from the coding sequence ATGAATAATTTCACTAACTTTTTCAAAACGACATTCGTAGCAGTAGGTGTACTGTCCGCAGTGTCTTCTTGTGTAAAGAATGATGATTGGGAAAATCCCCCGATCGTTTGTTCAAATAAATTCGAGGCGACTACCATTTCAATGGCAGATTTTGCAGCTCAGGCTCCTGCTACAGGATATAAATTAATCACAACAGATCAGATCTTCGACGGTTATATCGTTTCTTCTGATGCTCAGGGAAATTTCTACAAAACAATCTCTTTTCAGGATAAAACAGTTAATCCTACAGTAGGTCTTCAGATCGAAGTGGATAAAGCAAGTAACTTTGCTGATTTCCCGGTAGGTGCACACATCAGAATTAATGCTAAAGGATTACGTTTAGGACTTGACAGAGGATCAATTAAGCTTGGTTCAGAAGATCCAAACTTTGCGATCGGTAGAATTCCTCAGGCACTTGTAGGAAGATATGTTTCAGGTGTATGTGGTGGAAACGGTTTGGATATCCAGACTCTTGTCCCTACAAAGCTTAATTCATTAAATGACGCAAAACAGGCTAATTTGATCAATACTTTAGTGACTGTGTCTGATGTACAGTTCAGTATTGGTGAAATCTTCCCGGTTCAGAAAAAATATCTTGATTATGATGCCGGAAACCAAGGTTTGGATACAGACAGAAATATTGAAGATAAATTAGGAGGTGCTGCAGTAATCAGAAACTCTGGATTCTTCAAGAGTGGAGGAGAGCTTATACCAAAAGGAAGCGGAACTGTTACTTTCGTGGTAAGCAGATACAATACCACTTGGCAGATGCTGATCAGAAGCTTATCTGACATTAACTTCACTGGAACAAGAGTAGATTCAACTCCACCTAAAGGAGGAACAGATATTGCTTATTCAGGTTCATTCCTTGAAAACTTTGAAAGCTATTCACTGACACCTACTAACCTGGAAATATATCCTAAATATGTAAATGATGCAGTATTAGGAAACAGATACTGGCAGTTAAAAACTTTCAGCAACAATAAATATATCCAGTTGGGAGCTAATTCCGGTTCTGGAAACTATTTAACTTATTTTGCAGTACCTGTTGATTTTACAGCTGCAAATACAGTGAAATTTGATGTTAACGTTGGATTCTGGAATGGTAATGCTTTAAAAGTATACTATACCACAAACTATACGCCGCTTGGAGATATTACAACGGCAACTAAAACAGATATTACATCTGCATTTACAATTCCACAGGCCCCGACGGTTAATTATGGTACATTAGCTCCTGCGGGAACTTATACCCTACCTGCCGGAGTAACAGGTAACGGATTTATCTTATTTGAATATACAGGAGCATCTACAGGTGTTACTACTACGATTCAGTTAGATAATATTCAGGTTCAATAA
- a CDS encoding carboxypeptidase-like regulatory domain-containing protein — protein sequence MIKKLSLVSLFTLLPASFYFAQTTVFAYLKDAEGKPVERAEVDLKGSENDVTADKIGYFQFVDLQPGHYQIMITKPNFETKMMEFDVADEKKKDLGIITLYSNLTSADQGLAIIDNDDDDSNSSGQASTVGLLQSSMDVFSRIAAFDLGFYWFRPRGIDGRTGESMLNGVSMVKSDNGNVDFSNWGGLNEITRYPEIASNHSPSEYAFGGNSSVVYKNTKASEYRKGFQFTQSLTNRNYRNRTSLRYTSGMSKKGWAFTAMGARRWAEEGIQEGTFYDAYGAYLGVEKKFSDSHTVTFNVIGAPYRRSTASPSTQEVYDYRGVHYNSYWGWQDGEKRSERVRRGFQPLFQIQDFWKINKKSNLWTTASYQFGKDKGSRLDWNGVTNPSPAYYRNLPSYYINSIIYNATNNTQPDPLQYGTLIDAYNTSLSNWQNGDPNVTQINWGQIYANNQKTDAADQAEMTRLYGISGKRSKIYMVDDVSDDKIFNAGTHYTYNFNDRTKFIMNVSYQNYKSELYREMKDLLGGDYAIGVDPFKESAKPGSTGFYNTLDPNVQLRVGDRMTYNYILRRQEAKVNPGLKFSTGNFDVFVSAMAGYSTSNREGLFQHYLYENSYGKSKDYNFWNFGLKGQVVYRINGRNFLVYNGAMYNQAPFLEDLFINPRINALVNPNIRSTVYTANDLSYVMNTPFLKVRASGYLVDTQNETNVQRFFADGIQLSSTNPDGSVSQVQSAFVTQVMSNVEKRNMGVELGVDLKVLPTLSLQGLASLGEYTYRNNPEVYLVSDASGSSVTSFGKAYLKDYKQGGTPQRAFSLGFRYNNPKYWWVGANWNYFDNNYLDPAPALRTNNFIQNPYSSTPYLGLTEGDVRDMLKPVQLPSAFFLNANAGKSFMIGKYYILLTASVNNILNNKRFITGGFEQTRETKANDFASDYYSPTPSFGPKYWYTQGRSYFVNLQFRF from the coding sequence ATGATTAAAAAACTATCATTAGTCTCTTTGTTTACTTTACTTCCTGCTTCATTCTATTTTGCGCAGACCACTGTGTTTGCGTATCTTAAGGATGCTGAAGGAAAGCCTGTTGAAAGGGCAGAAGTAGATCTTAAAGGGAGTGAAAATGATGTAACGGCTGACAAAATTGGATACTTCCAGTTTGTAGATCTGCAGCCGGGCCATTATCAAATTATGATTACGAAACCAAACTTCGAAACCAAAATGATGGAGTTTGACGTAGCAGATGAGAAAAAGAAGGATTTAGGGATCATTACTCTCTATTCCAATCTTACGAGCGCAGATCAAGGTTTAGCGATTATAGACAATGACGATGATGACAGCAACAGCAGTGGACAGGCTTCCACGGTAGGATTGCTTCAGTCATCAATGGATGTATTCAGTAGAATTGCTGCGTTTGATTTAGGATTTTACTGGTTCCGCCCAAGAGGTATCGATGGAAGAACAGGAGAATCCATGCTGAACGGTGTTTCTATGGTGAAATCTGATAATGGTAATGTAGACTTCAGTAACTGGGGTGGATTAAATGAGATTACCAGATATCCGGAAATCGCATCTAACCATTCTCCGTCTGAATATGCTTTTGGTGGAAACAGCTCTGTTGTTTACAAGAATACAAAAGCGAGTGAGTATAGAAAAGGATTCCAGTTTACACAATCCCTTACAAACAGAAACTACAGAAACAGAACATCTCTACGTTATACCTCAGGAATGAGTAAGAAAGGATGGGCGTTTACAGCAATGGGAGCAAGAAGATGGGCTGAAGAAGGAATTCAGGAAGGAACTTTCTACGATGCTTACGGAGCTTATCTTGGAGTAGAAAAGAAGTTCAGTGACAGTCACACCGTGACTTTTAACGTAATTGGAGCACCATACAGAAGATCTACAGCCAGTCCAAGTACTCAGGAAGTCTATGACTACAGAGGGGTACATTACAACTCGTACTGGGGATGGCAGGATGGAGAAAAGAGAAGCGAAAGAGTCCGAAGAGGATTTCAGCCACTTTTCCAAATTCAGGATTTCTGGAAAATCAATAAAAAATCAAACCTTTGGACTACGGCGTCTTACCAGTTTGGAAAAGATAAAGGTTCGCGTTTAGACTGGAATGGAGTAACCAATCCATCTCCTGCTTATTATAGAAACTTACCAAGTTATTATATTAACAGTATTATTTATAACGCAACCAACAATACTCAACCTGATCCACTACAGTATGGAACTCTGATTGATGCTTATAATACAAGCTTGTCAAACTGGCAAAACGGAGATCCTAATGTTACTCAGATCAACTGGGGGCAGATCTATGCCAACAACCAGAAGACTGATGCTGCAGACCAGGCTGAAATGACTCGTCTATACGGAATATCAGGAAAGCGTTCTAAAATATATATGGTAGATGATGTAAGTGATGATAAGATCTTTAATGCGGGTACCCATTATACATATAATTTTAATGACCGTACGAAGTTTATCATGAACGTTTCTTATCAGAATTATAAATCTGAGCTGTACCGTGAAATGAAAGATCTTTTAGGGGGTGATTATGCTATTGGTGTAGATCCATTTAAAGAATCGGCTAAACCGGGTTCTACAGGATTCTATAATACTTTGGATCCTAACGTTCAGTTGAGAGTGGGAGACAGAATGACTTACAACTATATTCTGAGAAGACAGGAGGCTAAAGTAAATCCGGGATTGAAATTCTCTACAGGTAATTTTGATGTATTTGTTTCTGCTATGGCAGGATATTCTACTTCAAACAGAGAAGGTCTTTTCCAGCATTATTTATATGAAAACTCTTACGGGAAAAGTAAAGATTACAATTTCTGGAACTTCGGTCTGAAAGGACAGGTAGTTTACCGTATCAACGGGCGTAACTTCCTAGTATATAACGGAGCTATGTACAATCAGGCACCATTCCTGGAAGATTTGTTTATCAATCCTAGAATTAATGCCCTTGTTAACCCTAATATCAGAAGTACTGTATACACAGCGAATGACTTAAGTTATGTGATGAACACTCCATTTCTTAAGGTAAGAGCGTCTGGGTATCTTGTTGATACACAGAATGAAACTAATGTACAGAGGTTCTTCGCAGACGGAATTCAGTTGAGCAGCACAAATCCTGACGGATCTGTTTCTCAGGTACAGAGTGCATTTGTTACTCAGGTAATGTCAAATGTGGAGAAAAGAAATATGGGAGTTGAACTAGGGGTTGACCTGAAAGTTCTTCCTACGTTATCTTTACAGGGGCTTGCCAGTTTAGGTGAGTATACTTACAGAAATAATCCGGAAGTATATCTGGTTTCTGATGCTTCAGGAAGTAGTGTGACTTCTTTCGGAAAGGCTTATTTAAAAGATTATAAGCAGGGAGGTACTCCTCAGCGTGCATTCTCTTTAGGCTTCAGGTATAACAACCCTAAATACTGGTGGGTAGGAGCAAACTGGAACTATTTTGATAACAATTATCTGGATCCGGCTCCGGCTTTAAGAACGAATAACTTTATTCAGAACCCATATTCAAGTACTCCTTACCTGGGTCTTACAGAAGGTGATGTACGTGATATGTTAAAGCCTGTACAACTTCCTTCTGCATTTTTCTTAAATGCCAATGCAGGGAAATCATTCATGATTGGAAAGTATTACATCTTATTGACGGCTTCTGTGAATAATATCTTAAATAACAAAAGATTCATTACAGGAGGTTTCGAACAGACAAGAGAAACAAAAGCTAACGATTTTGCTTCAGACTACTATAGTCCTACACCTTCTTTCGGACCGAAATATTGGTATACTCAGGGACGTTCGTATTTTGTTAACCTACAATTCAGATTTTAA